In one Corythoichthys intestinalis isolate RoL2023-P3 chromosome 16, ASM3026506v1, whole genome shotgun sequence genomic region, the following are encoded:
- the rcn3 gene encoding reticulocalbin-3 isoform X2 has protein sequence MLLQSLASFCLLAATAFAVPAQEKRVHHHADLSDHAHNDAHDFQYDHEAFLGKEEAKTFDKLTPEESKDKLGKIVDRIDIDKDGFINHSELHYWIKHRQRRYIEENVNKHWKDYDMNQDDKIAWGEYKNTTYGFYLDEEFDDIEDKATYKSMLTRDERRFKVADRDGDGIATREEFTAFLHPEEFDYMRDLVVQETIEDIDKNGDSKISLSEYIGDMYTPEEGENEPEWVQTEKKHFTDFRDADKDGYMDFNEVAHWILPGEVDHADNEAKHLIHETDTDKDGLLSLSELLDKLDFIKISTITDFGAMEVDEHDEL, from the exons ATGTTGCTGCAGTCCCTAGCATCCTTCTGCCTCCTGGCTGCCACTGCCTTTGCCGTCCCAGCTCAGGAGAAACGCGTCCATCACCACGCCGACTTGAGCGACCACGCTCACAATGACGCTCACGACTTTCAGTACGACCACGAGGCCTTCCTGGGCAAGGAGGAGGCAAAGACCTTTGATAAGCTGACTCCTGAGGAGAGTAAAGACAAACTAGG GAAGATTGTGGACCGCATTGACATAGACAAAGATGGCTTCATCAACCACTCAGAACTGCATTATTGGATCAAACACCGGCAAAGGAGGTACATCGAGGAGAACGTAAACAAGCACTGGAAGGATTATGACATGAACCAAGATGACAAGATCGCCTGGGGGGAGTACAAAAACACCACCTACGGATTCTATCTTG ATGAGGAGTTTGATGACATCGAGGACAAAGCCACCTACAAATCCATGCTCACCCGAGACGAAAGACGCTTCAAGGTCGCCGATCGTGACGGCGATGGGATCGCTACGCGCGAGGAGTTCACTGCCTTCCTCCACCCAGAGGAGTTCGATTATATGAGAGACTTGGTTGTACAG GAGACTATTGAGGACATTGATAAGAATGGCGACAGCAAGATCAGTTTGTCTGAGTACATCG GTGACATGTACACACCAGAGGAGGGAGAAAATGAGCCTGAATGGGTGCAGACCGAGAAAAAACATTTCACTGATTTCAGAGATGCCGATAAG GATGGTTACATGGATTTTAATGAAGTGGCCCATTGGATTTTGCCCGGAGAAGTCGACCATGCTGACAATGAAGCCAAACACTTGATCCACGAGACAGACACTGACAAG GATGGACTTCTTTCATTGTCTGAGTTGCTTGACAAGTTGGATTTCATCAAGATCAGCACCATAACAGACTTTGGGGCTATGGAAGTCGACGAACATGATGAGCTCTAA
- the rcn3 gene encoding reticulocalbin-3 isoform X1, whose amino-acid sequence MLLQSLASFCLLAATAFAVPAQEKRVHHHADLSDHAHNDAHDFQYDHEAFLGKEEAKTFDKLTPEESKDKLGKIVDRIDIDKDGFINHSELHYWIKHRQRRYIEENVNKHWKDYDMNQDDKIAWGEYKNTTYGFYLDEEFDDIEDKATYKSMLTRDERRFKVADRDGDGIATREEFTAFLHPEEFDYMRDLVVQETIEDIDKNGDSKISLSEYIGDMYTPEEGENEPEWVQTEKKHFTDFRDADKDGYMDFNEVAHWILPGEVDHADNEAKHLIHETDTDKDQKITKKEILANWNMFVGSQATNYGEDLTKSHDEL is encoded by the exons ATGTTGCTGCAGTCCCTAGCATCCTTCTGCCTCCTGGCTGCCACTGCCTTTGCCGTCCCAGCTCAGGAGAAACGCGTCCATCACCACGCCGACTTGAGCGACCACGCTCACAATGACGCTCACGACTTTCAGTACGACCACGAGGCCTTCCTGGGCAAGGAGGAGGCAAAGACCTTTGATAAGCTGACTCCTGAGGAGAGTAAAGACAAACTAGG GAAGATTGTGGACCGCATTGACATAGACAAAGATGGCTTCATCAACCACTCAGAACTGCATTATTGGATCAAACACCGGCAAAGGAGGTACATCGAGGAGAACGTAAACAAGCACTGGAAGGATTATGACATGAACCAAGATGACAAGATCGCCTGGGGGGAGTACAAAAACACCACCTACGGATTCTATCTTG ATGAGGAGTTTGATGACATCGAGGACAAAGCCACCTACAAATCCATGCTCACCCGAGACGAAAGACGCTTCAAGGTCGCCGATCGTGACGGCGATGGGATCGCTACGCGCGAGGAGTTCACTGCCTTCCTCCACCCAGAGGAGTTCGATTATATGAGAGACTTGGTTGTACAG GAGACTATTGAGGACATTGATAAGAATGGCGACAGCAAGATCAGTTTGTCTGAGTACATCG GTGACATGTACACACCAGAGGAGGGAGAAAATGAGCCTGAATGGGTGCAGACCGAGAAAAAACATTTCACTGATTTCAGAGATGCCGATAAG GATGGTTACATGGATTTTAATGAAGTGGCCCATTGGATTTTGCCCGGAGAAGTCGACCATGCTGACAATGAAGCCAAACACTTGATCCACGAGACAGACACTGACAAG GATCAGAAAATAACCAAGAAGGAGATCTTGGCCAACTGGAACATGTTtgttggtagccaggccaccaaTTACGGAGAAGATTTAACAAAGAGTCACGATGAACTTTGA